A stretch of DNA from Tubulanus polymorphus chromosome 6, tnTubPoly1.2, whole genome shotgun sequence:
CTGCGCATTACTTCAACCTACGGCACTCGATTCATAATGTTAGTCACACTCAGCCGTGGagaatagatgataaattcaaAACCTTATTCAGTTCAAACAACcaaaaattatgataaattcaCTACCCAATATctacaaaatttaaaagattataatcaatttttttcgatCAAGAATTAAGATCACAATACACGACGTAAAATtcgattttcatctttttagattttgttgatagtgggttttaaacttattacaaTGTCTGGttgatgaattgaattgttcatTTCATCAACCCTTGATATCACCCAGTGCTTCTTGGTCGGGGTGAACTTCTAGTAAATACGTATATCCAtcggttatatatatattacgtTCGTCAACGTTAATCAGTATCGACGTGACAATGGCGAGTATTAGTTGTCTAGACCGTGTAAACGGGCACGATCAGTTCACAAATATCGGGTCTTCTCCCCGCCATCAACCGCCATGATATTGACGTTCGGCGATCATTAGTAAATGGACGGTCATGTTCTACTACGCTGAAAGAGAGGTGATTAATCACGAAGAGCGAGAGCAAATATCTGTTTACACTCTTGCGCCAATTTTGTCGACTGTAAATGCAACGCATCTGCGCGCAGGATCTATATGGTACGCGAGCTACCGGTATATACGTATGTGATATTCAAATTACGTGTTAATATGTAAACTTTATCTAAAAACCGAGTACCCATCAATACataaattcatcaatttacTTTCAGTGAACTCGGATGATCTTTGTGATCTgcgtgctggccacaaatgcacacagatcacactacactacccattcaACACCCGACTACCCACAGCTTTGATATAACCTTgtagtaatcatttgaatgattactccaagatatAACCATCCCTCCCTGAATCTATATAGTACGCGAGTTTCCGGTATACACGTGATATTCAAATTACATGTGTTAATATGTAAACTTTATTTAAACCGAGTACGGTGCCCATCAATACataaattcatcaatttacTTTCAGTGAACCCGGGGAGCTATACAAGAAACGTGTTGCAACCGTTCTAACTAGAACATTTGCGCACCGGAAGTTGCTCCTCGATGGTCCATCGAATATTAGTAAAGTATTAGTACTagaatagaattcaaattatCATACGATATATGCAAATTATTCCGTAAACGCCATATTAGTATAAGTGTTTAATTATCATTTCGTTATGTCATAAATGTCGCGTAAGACTTTGTATATTTATCTGCACAATCGGTTTCTTCACAGAGTAGTCACAGAGATACAGTGTTTTAAGAGATACAATCGCGTGATCAGCAAAATCTTACAGGGGCTAATATTGGGATAATAATGTCTTTCTCATTGCATAAAATGAACCGACTAATATCTATTAAATTTAGTGACATCGAGTGCAATCAGTTTGTAATAGAAACGGATATCCGGTCTTCAAAAATAATCGTGGTTGTTTATTTTCCCATGTGGAGTAAATTGGTTCTCATAGGAATCGTCATATCTATATAATCAATAAGATTCTTTTCCCGATTGAGTCATTTGacaagaaaatcaatatctgTATGATCTTAGAAAATCactggaaatgaattgatttgtatGGTGGTTCATTCGGGCCACTGCAAAAACTTTCGCTGTGCAATTAACTATAACTGTAAATTTGCACCAAAATCTAatagttttcaattttggtaTTTTAACGCCTTTATCAGCGTACCGAAAAACTTTTACGGCGGTCCGAATCAGCCGCCGTAGATTCGAGGTAAGGGGATAGATCGcgagattttggaaaaacTTGTCACGTCGTTTCACCTAAATGTCTGTGAGGGCTTTTTTCAGACTTAATGGATATCTCGGGAAAATCGAAGACTTTGAAGTTTGTCATCAAAGTATATACTTCCCCACGATGAAATCTAAACGCCCACACGACACTGTAACTCGGGATTTCGTATTCTGTTTCCCAGACTCGCTATAACGACACCAGAGCTTGCGATAGTGTTTTAATCTGCAGTTCTGTCTTTCAGCTACAGCCGAAGCAAACGTCCCTCGACAGTAGCGGCACGTAATCTTAATAAGGATCTATGATGGTTTCATCGCTCGCAAACATCCCCTTCGGTAATCCGTATAACCCACGATTTGCCGAATTCTTCTATCGTGGGATAAACTTGCAATCGTCCAAATTGGTGACATGGTAATGCGCACATACATAACCAACGACCAGCGAATGTAATTCTCGTGCGCAATATTAGTAATAAAgagaattgattgaattgcGCGCGAGTCATCTCGCCAGTTGATCGCGCGCGCATTCCTAAACATTAGCTGGTGTATTACGATAGATAGACCCAAAAGTCAATTTGTGTCTTCAGCAGTGGATCTAGCCGTGATCGATGTACATTTAGATTTGAGAGTGATGTTTGGTGTGTGTACGTGCGGCGGTGTAGGCTGTTTAACAAGACGATTTCAGAGATTACGGTCACACgatatcagtttttgaaatcaattttaagaCTCCGATTGGAACTTGAACCTGCCGCAACCACTTCTTTCCTGAGAGAAATGTCATCGCATTGAAAGCAGCGCTGTAGCCGCGTGAACTTTGAAGGCCAGACGAGGACGACCTACGCGCaatggaaaaaaatatgaatgtcGGCGCGGTGCATCAAGTAACTTAAATGTCAACGCGGCAATAGACACCGGATATAACTTAGGAAGAAAGGatcgtttgaaaattctattctTACTGGTTCGTTGTCGATGTACTTTCTTCTATAACTTAACGGTAAGTCGATTGAGTCACGTGTGAATTTGCGTCTCACGTCTGATTGGCTGGGCTCTAATTATCGTTGGGTCGAAATGGACATGCGCGCGCGGCgtatgaaaacattttatcagtcgagaatattgtattcatcactcACTTCTATCTACCGGGTATTCCTCGGCAAACACGACGTAATTCACGCTTTTAGTGCAGTTgaatataaagaaaaaaaatctgaaagcGGACTGCCACTACAGCAGCGTTTCACATTGTAGAATAGAACTCTAATAGAAATCCGATAACTCATAAGAGATGATCTCGACGATTGCACAGTTTATAGTTAAACGCGTTGGCGACGACGGCACTGTATATTACTGGAATTGTGATAGAGCATTCTAAGAATCGTTTGTCGGGACACGAGTTACAATAACTGCGATCGATTGGTTTATAATAATACAGTTATGGGCGAACATGCGTTCTATCTATAGTTGTTgtgatatatatgatatatgtaaCATCGTGTGGTTTAGATACTAAAATCTTGGATAGCACGTATCTCATGTATAACTAGCGACGTTTTGAATTACTTTCGAAATGATTCTCATGATTAATTATTGCTGCATGCGCGAAGTGAACACGACGAAACCGATGTTCTACAATACAAGGCAACAGGCTATAATTGATACATTTCGCGGGTCTCCATCTCGATTGAATACTTTAATCAAAGAAACgattattgttgaaattgtgATGGATTCGGCAAATAAGGGTTCTTTACGGAAACCCGTCGGTGACATGCGTAGATAGGTTTTTCATGACATTCATTTTCACGGTGACATACGAGATGATTTTTTCACTTTATGTCGATATTGGAGTTAATATGTCGTAATTCTAGTTATTATGTAAAAATTCGAGTTTTCATGTCAAAATTCGACATTTTAACTCGAATGTCGACATAACATCTTCAATCTTGACATATTAACTCGAATTTTGACGTAATAACTCGAATTTTCACATAATAACTCGAATTACGGCataaagaaaacaaattatctcTTATGTAAGCaattaaatgtataaatgtcGCGAAAAACCTATCTACGTATGTCTTCAAGGGGCTCTGGTGCTATGAGCTGATTTCACTAGAATGCCAGTCGCGTGACGTTCATTcaggaatttttttcaaacttttgaaTCCACCGCGCGGTAATGAAAGATTGAACCAGGCAAAGCTAGACACTTGGTCCTTCTACGTTGAAAAAACGGGGCAATATTCCGAACATTCGTGGGGCTATATATAAGCAAATGGCTTTTCTATCGGTTGCAAATCATTcgcaatacatgtatatctatatatctgaCAGCGGCAGGTACGAGGCGACTGCAATTTCCGTCAATCAGGACTCGTGTTCAGCCACCGAAGCTGAAGCTCACAAAGCCGCAATACAGACAACTCTGACGCTTCCGAAACGcttcgactgattgaaaaattcaacagcaaaatttttttaaagatagactggattaaaaacatatctcgtatatatttctaatttttctatctttgtagGGACGTCGGTGGTGTAAACGCCACAGGGTTACCAACATTCTGCGGGTGGTATGAACAATTTTCCGAAAAAGACAAACGATCAATAATAAACGAGGATATGTTGTCGCCGTGTACAAAAGGAATAGCTGCTGTTCGCGACTTGTTAGCTAGAATAACGGCGGCTTTGAGTTTAGAAACGTAAATTATCTTTTCGAAGAAATGAGCTCGTTATGATAGGAATATTTCTCTAGTCGATCAAAATATAGGAAAATATCAAGAGTGAATTAACGCAATAACGCTAAAAACACTATCTGTACTGATGATATTTGGTGAACATGACTGCAATTTCGACCCACGATGAcgcaatcgaggtcattgaaGTTACCGAAAATTGTCACCAGTGCGCAACGGCTTCCTCGCTCAACGGCCACTTCGCCGAGACTGCTCTTAACGGCAACCATCAGCTCTCGGAGGTCAGCATGCCTTTTTACGCGGCGTTCATCCAGGCGTCGCACAAAGACGGCGACGACAATCAAACTCAGGAAAAATCGGCGTCTAAAGCTGTACCCAAAGCTGTACCGAAAACGAAAAAGGAGCGACGGATCGCAAGAGTGGTGATGATAGTCGCCGCATTAATGCTTGTAGTGAGTGTGCTACTTGTTGGAATCACGCTGTCGATGTCTGGTCACATAGATGAAATGGGTAAGTAACAAGCAAATTGCTCGCACAATACAGCAACCATCGATACCTTTTGCCTCGTTAGGCGGTATATCTAAGAAGGAAAGCCATCGTTATTGCATTATATACTATGAATACCAACTCATTATATCGAACGAGATTTTGAGGATAGGAAAATATACTTCATTTTGATCGAAAGTAAATGCCGTTATCCCCGCGACTAGCGACTGAAATTCAGTCCTCCTCGTATACCGAATATAAGTCCGCCGATGAATACAATTACTAAGTATAGAatccgcttaattcggatcattttGGACGAACAGAATTCATCCGCTTAACGTGAAATCCGGATCAAAGTAAATTTCTTGTATATTAATGAACAAATGGACTGCAAATATTGCCCTGATTGGACCAAAATCCGGTTTACTAAGCGGATTTGACTGTAATACAGTGTCCTCTTATTACATGGGAGCCACGTTGTAATGCTTGATGCTTATCAGATTTTTCGTGCCGTACAATGAATTTATATCTTCGACGTTTCTGCAAGAGGGTATAGGATAATCACAATGGCCTACAGCTCAATAACGtctgaattattaaaacatgGCGGCGTCGTTATTTTTCCAGGTATAATAGATGTATTAGATTCTGGCGTCGTCCGGGACGCTGTTAGGATATTGTCAAGCCATGCGATCTAATCGCTGCATCGTAAAAAAGACCGCCGCGCATTACTCCAGCGCAAAGCTATACCTGCTGCCTATCTCTCGGCATGTTCACCTACTGAGTGTACAACATTGATTCGAAATGTTTGCACCTCGCAGTTTTTAATGCGATAGACGTATACGGTGCACCTGCTCCTCGTCTGTCGGTACACGGGATTATCTCCGTACGTCGTCGCCGATACGAGGTCTCCCGCTCTCCCGCATCGTAATTGAACCAAGTCACTTTCTCGACAAAGGTTTGCCGAGATGGACTTCCGGTAACTGTTTCCGCTATTTCGCGAACGTCATCGGCTAGGTAGATAAGCTTCCCGACGTGTAGAAAGCTAGAGCTAGGAACCCGTGCTCGGGTTCATCTTGCGTCGTGTTCATTTCACCGAATCGAAAGTCAATATGGTAATGGATTGTTCGTGACAAATTCGTTCCGAACAGAAAGTGTCCAGACTCCTGTCCTGCTCAGCCAAATTACTTGAATTGAATCCGAGTCAAAGATGTGTTAAATCTCATATGATACGGCTGCATTGAATACGacgccattttgaaaaaaaatgttacgGTTTTTTAATGATGGCGAGCATCTACGGTGAACAAAAAAAagtaacttgaaagtttattgacgccttcaaaaataacacatatattgCCTGATATTGCCGACAATAAATTTCATAatatagattatataatactAAGGATCcatgaagttattttggatttgaatatatcgataattgaattgaattgaccggcaaccagtctagccccgatatactgatgacgtagtgcataTGGTCTCCAAATGATTATTAGAATttataaaagatgaaataggagtcatgaaatatataattacaATACAAACGCCAAAATTTACTttgtaatgattatttttaaaagGCCAatgttgatgacgtagtgcgcaTCGAGTCGCACAGAACCCATTGAATCTTGAATAACGCATGCTAGGTATcatatatgaacattattgtaacggtttttgtGCCGTCAAATATAGTTCCATCTCTCGGTGACAATCTACGTATGGCCAAATCAGGCGCATCCACACGTCATAGATACCGTAGCGGTTCCACACCCCGCAACGCACTATCGCAATGTAGCCTCCTGAGCACACGAACATCTCTATCACTTCCAAAATATTCTAATTCCCCATGCCATTTCATCAATATCAACGAGGGGAAACAGTGACATCTAAGGATCCACCTGAACGATTTGGAACATGGAAATGTACTTTATCGGCGAAAACAATAATTGGTCAAAAGCTCAAATACATTACACAACTCAATTGGGGTTATATGTCGTCGTATGAAACATTGCCGGAAGAAATGATCAGACGACATGCAGGAAATCTCCGTTATGTCGGATAGTACCAGACCCTAGCCGGAAAAATATCCGTAAATATTCCGGAAGGCTTCGTATCACGTACATTCGCCTGATTACCTCCAATGTCGTAGTATATGTCGAGTCCATTCCTAATCAGTCAATTTGGAGCATGATGTATCGCCATTCAATACATTCCCATCACAGCTTCGGTATTACTTGAAACCACTCTTGAGATATATGTATCCAGTGTATATAGATATCTCCCATAGCGAATCAGTCTCTCCCTCGGCGAATATCCGAGCCTCGTGCATTTCCATTCGAAAGAAAAGTCTTCTAGAATATATATCgatatatgtaatgaattcaCTAAACCGTtctacagttgctagccgctaTTTTGTTAGCGTACTTTTTTAGGTAAAATACTCACCTCAAAATAGCTTTAATGTAAGAGAAAAATGAAGCATTATTACCCAAGGGATTGAAACAATGGCAAACAAATCTTTCTCGTAATTTCTAACCATATCTTTAATCCTATCTATCTCCTATCTAAAAACTTCGTGTTTAAGTTTGTACCTAGTATGTTTTGGTATTAAATAAAATACGTAAGGACTCCTATAAAAAGAGTTATTCCTCCCACTCTCTCCGTTTGTGatttatatacatttgtttttaCGTATTGCTCCTCTATTCAACGACGAACATTTTTCTCATGATTTCTTTATGGGCAAAGGTGTTATGAGCCTCCGATACAGAATGGTTTTATACGTGCTCAGCCTGCACAAGGTCGAGCTGGGATACTGGTTAGACATTGGTGAAACCCTATGCGGCCATTTGTAAGCAGAAATCTTCTATGGTTATTCGCTTATCATAATTTTCCTTTTGATCTATATCTGCAAAAACTCCTTGCAAGGAAAATATTGCCAGTCATTTTCTTCAATACATCATGTATCTATCTTGGTTGGGGAAACATTGGGAACCATTTATGGTATATGTAGGTATGCGACGTCGGTCGTAGCTAGCAAAGTTCTAACAAGCCTCATAAGCACTGGGTTTACCCGTTAAATAAAACCCAATTACACGAAATATTTAGTATCGACCAACGCCATTGAAGGATGAGTCGTCGCGTGATTGCAATTCCTATTatcagtgtaattcagtgggTCTGAAATCGAATGTAATGACGAACGAGTTCCAATGTGTCGTATGGGTGTAAGTGTAGTGAGCTCTATATGTGTGTATGACTTTCTCACGATCTCTTGAAGTCGACATTGCACGGAGCCTGCGCAACCGAACGCCGAATGGCACACGATAGCGTCTCGAAATCGACACCATGCCCTTaataaaattcttaaaaaTCTCTAGATATACGCACTTTTTAGCCAGAGAAATAAAAGAACAGACTTTTATCGACACACTGTATTCATATCTGATAACTCGGTAACTTCATTTTGCTTATGCATGGAAACGACTGCAGTTTAGTATAAAATTTTGTGTTAGTAAATAAGATATAACCTTGGTAGTATGCTTTTTGACGCcctaaaaaccgttacaattaTGTTAATATACAATGGTACCTAAAGTACCTTTAGTATGCGTTATTTAAGGGCCTCCGATATtagcgtttcaaaataacaataaaaattgtgaattttggcattAACCTTAGTTATTAATTcacatttgataaattttgataatcattttttgacaggatgtgcactacgtcatcagtatgtcgggctagactggttgccggccaattcaattcaattagc
This window harbors:
- the LOC141907674 gene encoding uncharacterized protein LOC141907674, whose product is MTAISTHDDAIEVIEVTENCHQCLSEVSMPFYAAFIQASHKDGDDNQTQEKSASKAVPKAVPKTKKERRIARVVMIVAALMLVVSVLLVGITLSMSGHIDEMVRKVNGLHTTARTSFKYEDSSPDTTNSSSGG